One stretch of Roseimicrobium sp. ORNL1 DNA includes these proteins:
- a CDS encoding VCBS repeat-containing protein, with translation MIDFSFSGAPAGRLVSCRRAILLTIGGLIVASSPASEPALPTVRFTGPEVVKLDWNTRCPRVADFDGDGLQDLAVLNLDRSRVEFLLQTKEGVKEAAAAPSSRRDIWNPVLEVSRFRKEALVTGESMYALVVGDWNGDGRADVAYTTDGKRLVLRTQGKDVADWTQKKEFILDSVAYDADSLLAVDLNGDKRTDLALLTKTRLVVCLQGEKGTWQEPRNYALTQEGCAGLRAADVNGDGRADLFCTSEEADALLVRLQSRDGGFGEEWRLEIPAGESWVSPVHLGKEIALGWLQAGTGLVEIARLAAATVADADRAASVRHAIPPSDSKAGAAVFGDITGDGLDDAILAEPKRARVWLFAGMADGGFDEGKEYPSLSGVESMSLADVDGDGKTELVILSPAEKNIAIARWDAEKGRLSYPDTVYESEDALSAMTTGRLADGKENVVLCARESKPKNTLVSLSWNAKDKKLTPSTLEIPGLLAKPGALRILDADQDGRGDVAVFATLANTQIHLSRADAKAPFKKVEGLPDNLTSRLQPVALSQADIDGDGKLELIAAKEQLARAIKIDASGRAKVVEQFNAPDSSAQLSCAVMLPVKSGGGKRVLLFDNASRQLHELASDADGVYRVKRSRKIHASTLEDVRVLGKDGELRLLLLGKQTFDVLPLEGRTLKLESIASFTTELKDTKPADLVAAKFTGGEADDLMLLDTQQSRVAEFFRSKDAERHDWQSFLFFRIFQADPHYRGKTGFDAEPHDYIATDLNGDGRADLCLLVHDRLLLYVQE, from the coding sequence ATGATCGACTTCTCTTTCTCCGGTGCTCCGGCAGGACGTCTGGTGTCCTGCCGGCGAGCAATCCTCTTAACGATCGGTGGATTGATCGTGGCTTCGTCGCCGGCGTCCGAGCCTGCGCTACCCACGGTGCGCTTCACCGGACCGGAAGTGGTGAAGCTCGACTGGAATACGCGCTGCCCACGCGTCGCGGACTTTGACGGAGATGGTCTCCAAGACCTGGCCGTGCTGAACCTCGACCGGTCACGCGTGGAATTTCTCCTGCAAACCAAGGAAGGCGTGAAGGAGGCTGCCGCCGCACCGAGTTCACGACGGGACATCTGGAATCCAGTGCTCGAAGTTTCGCGTTTCCGGAAGGAGGCGCTGGTCACCGGAGAGTCCATGTACGCTCTGGTCGTGGGTGACTGGAATGGCGACGGTCGCGCGGATGTGGCATACACCACGGATGGGAAACGCCTTGTGCTGCGTACCCAGGGCAAGGACGTCGCTGACTGGACACAGAAGAAGGAATTCATCCTCGACTCCGTCGCGTACGATGCGGACTCGCTGCTGGCGGTGGATCTGAACGGGGACAAACGCACGGACCTCGCCCTGCTCACCAAGACGAGGCTGGTGGTGTGCCTGCAAGGCGAGAAGGGTACCTGGCAGGAACCGCGGAACTATGCGCTTACCCAGGAAGGTTGTGCGGGTCTGCGGGCGGCGGATGTGAATGGTGATGGGCGCGCGGATCTCTTCTGCACTTCGGAAGAAGCGGATGCCTTACTCGTGAGGCTGCAGTCCAGGGATGGCGGATTCGGTGAAGAGTGGAGGCTCGAGATTCCCGCGGGAGAGAGCTGGGTGAGCCCGGTGCACTTGGGCAAGGAGATCGCGCTGGGCTGGTTGCAGGCTGGCACGGGTCTGGTGGAAATCGCCCGATTGGCCGCCGCCACCGTGGCGGATGCGGATCGCGCGGCTTCCGTGCGCCACGCCATACCGCCCTCGGATTCGAAGGCCGGTGCTGCCGTGTTCGGTGACATCACCGGAGATGGTCTGGATGATGCGATCCTTGCCGAGCCAAAAAGAGCCCGCGTGTGGCTTTTCGCCGGTATGGCGGATGGCGGATTTGATGAAGGAAAGGAATATCCCTCGCTCAGCGGTGTCGAGTCCATGAGCCTCGCCGATGTGGACGGTGATGGGAAAACCGAATTGGTGATTCTCAGCCCTGCTGAGAAGAACATTGCCATCGCGCGCTGGGACGCCGAGAAAGGTCGACTTTCCTACCCGGACACGGTTTACGAAAGCGAAGATGCCCTTTCGGCCATGACGACGGGCCGCCTTGCTGATGGGAAGGAAAACGTGGTGCTCTGCGCACGCGAGTCCAAGCCAAAGAATACTCTGGTGAGCCTCTCCTGGAACGCGAAGGACAAGAAGCTGACGCCATCCACACTGGAGATCCCGGGACTTCTCGCAAAGCCGGGAGCTCTGCGCATCCTGGATGCGGATCAGGATGGGCGGGGTGATGTGGCTGTCTTCGCGACACTGGCCAACACGCAGATTCATTTGAGTCGCGCGGATGCCAAGGCGCCCTTCAAGAAGGTGGAGGGACTGCCGGACAATCTGACCAGCCGTCTGCAACCCGTGGCACTCTCCCAAGCGGACATTGATGGCGATGGAAAGCTGGAGCTCATCGCTGCTAAGGAGCAACTGGCCCGTGCTATCAAGATTGATGCTTCAGGCAGGGCGAAGGTCGTGGAGCAATTTAATGCGCCCGACTCCAGTGCACAACTCTCTTGTGCCGTCATGCTGCCGGTGAAGTCAGGGGGCGGGAAGAGAGTGTTGCTCTTCGACAACGCCTCCCGCCAGCTTCACGAACTCGCCAGCGATGCCGATGGTGTCTACCGTGTGAAGCGCTCACGCAAGATTCACGCATCCACGTTGGAGGATGTTCGGGTGTTGGGCAAAGACGGTGAACTTCGTCTTCTCCTTCTGGGCAAGCAGACGTTTGACGTGCTGCCGCTCGAAGGGCGTACGCTCAAGCTGGAAAGCATCGCCAGCTTCACCACTGAACTGAAGGATACCAAGCCCGCGGATTTGGTGGCTGCAAAGTTCACCGGAGGTGAGGCGGATGACCTCATGCTGCTGGATACGCAGCAGAGCCGCGTGGCGGAGTTTTTCCGCTCGAAGGACGCCGAACGTCATGACTGGCAGAGCTTCCTGTTCTTCCGCATCTTCCAGGCGGATCCGCACTATCGTGGCAAGACCGGGTTCGATGCGGAACCGCATGACTACATCGCCACGGACTTGAACGGAGACGGTCGGGCAGACCTTTGCCTGCTCGTGCATGATCGCCTGCTGCTGTACGTGCAGGAGTAG
- a CDS encoding ATP-binding protein, producing the protein MSNDVFMGTSHHFRTLICLLALMPAWMKADDDLLSRTARTLDGTLQQMEMRIQGVQRDLGALARIPVEQTGERLGYHSRILQGTPEQLWVQIDLSASETFDTVVIVPVVLPKEQGGIEGYGFPWRFRVDVSDDINFKTSQTIDDHTNEDFPNPGKVPVILRVDGAKGRYLRLTSTVPAGRRNKNGQITWPSLVLAEIMVLRNDRNLAAGRPVSAPTSREAPPVWSLANLTDSESILGPPVSATSTERKGWHSIAYPDGTTPVEITLDLGKPYPLEDVRLFPMRWAGFPHWVGFGFPVRFKVESALEPSFLQPHLVVDFTDADFPNPGMNPVVMPANGTEGRYVRITTTKQWERFTDHAVAISEVQVYSGGQNVALGKPPRTTSVYPDKPWANANLVDGDASENPILPLPEWLAQLERSTALERELAALEVERATRLLQWRDWAWTAGICLGSLALVLPTAFLIRNSLRRRRDLRQLRERIARDLHDEVGSNLAGIALLSREAEKADDAGRASLLEEIQRVAQETSGSMHDLVWMIQPGAPGDMVNGLRTLAERMLKGMRLTFEPAADAWQGSLSLESRRELYLMCKEALQNIVKHSHATEVTIGLRLAGRAFEVVIADNGRGFEPASVSSDGFGLGNLRERARRIGGSCKIESLAGKGTTVTMSVPQE; encoded by the coding sequence ATGAGCAACGACGTTTTCATGGGCACCAGCCACCATTTCCGCACTCTCATTTGCCTGCTGGCGCTCATGCCAGCGTGGATGAAGGCGGACGATGACCTGCTGAGCCGCACAGCCCGTACATTGGACGGCACGCTTCAGCAGATGGAGATGCGCATTCAGGGCGTGCAGCGGGACCTCGGCGCGCTGGCCCGCATTCCCGTCGAGCAGACCGGTGAGCGGCTGGGCTACCACAGCCGCATCCTCCAGGGGACGCCGGAGCAGCTCTGGGTGCAGATTGACCTGTCTGCCAGCGAGACCTTCGACACGGTGGTGATCGTTCCGGTGGTGCTTCCGAAGGAACAGGGCGGCATCGAAGGGTATGGTTTCCCGTGGAGGTTCAGGGTCGACGTATCGGACGACATCAACTTCAAAACGTCGCAGACAATCGATGATCACACGAATGAGGACTTCCCCAATCCAGGCAAGGTGCCGGTGATTTTGCGTGTTGATGGGGCGAAGGGGAGATACCTGCGCCTCACTTCCACCGTGCCCGCGGGGCGGCGTAATAAGAACGGACAGATCACCTGGCCCTCACTGGTACTGGCAGAAATCATGGTGTTGCGGAACGATCGCAATCTCGCCGCAGGCCGCCCAGTGTCCGCGCCGACCTCGCGTGAAGCTCCACCCGTCTGGTCGCTCGCGAACCTCACGGACAGCGAAAGCATCCTCGGCCCGCCGGTCAGCGCCACTTCCACCGAGCGCAAGGGATGGCACAGCATCGCCTACCCTGATGGAACCACTCCAGTAGAGATCACCCTTGATCTGGGAAAACCATATCCGCTGGAGGATGTGCGCCTCTTTCCCATGCGCTGGGCAGGGTTTCCACACTGGGTGGGCTTTGGCTTTCCCGTGCGCTTCAAGGTGGAAAGCGCTCTCGAACCCTCGTTCTTGCAACCACATCTGGTGGTGGACTTCACGGATGCGGACTTCCCCAATCCCGGTATGAACCCAGTCGTCATGCCAGCCAATGGCACAGAAGGCAGGTATGTGCGTATCACCACGACCAAGCAGTGGGAGCGTTTCACCGATCACGCAGTCGCCATTTCCGAAGTGCAGGTATATTCCGGTGGACAAAACGTAGCGCTCGGCAAACCACCACGCACCACCAGCGTGTATCCGGACAAGCCCTGGGCCAATGCGAACCTAGTGGATGGCGATGCGAGTGAGAACCCCATCCTGCCACTCCCGGAATGGCTGGCGCAACTGGAACGCAGCACCGCTCTCGAACGTGAGTTGGCCGCATTAGAGGTAGAACGCGCCACTCGCTTGCTTCAATGGCGGGACTGGGCCTGGACCGCGGGTATCTGCCTCGGTTCATTGGCACTGGTGCTGCCCACCGCTTTTCTCATCCGCAACAGCCTGCGGCGCCGACGCGATCTCCGGCAGCTTCGCGAGCGCATCGCGCGGGATCTGCATGATGAGGTGGGCAGCAACCTTGCTGGCATCGCCCTGTTGAGCCGTGAAGCGGAAAAGGCAGATGATGCCGGGCGGGCTTCGCTGCTGGAGGAGATCCAACGTGTGGCGCAGGAGACCTCCGGATCCATGCATGATCTCGTGTGGATGATCCAGCCGGGAGCACCAGGTGACATGGTGAATGGTCTGCGTACGCTCGCGGAGCGCATGTTGAAGGGGATGCGTCTTACCTTCGAGCCAGCCGCGGATGCGTGGCAGGGTTCACTCAGCCTGGAGTCGCGCCGGGAGCTGTATTTGATGTGCAAGGAGGCCCTGCAAAACATCGTGAAACACAGCCATGCCACCGAAGTGACCATCGGGCTGAGATTAGCCGGCAGAGCCTTCGAGGTTGTCATCGCAGATAATGGTCGTGGGTTTGAACCGGCATCTGTTTCCAGTGATGGATTCGGACTCGGCAATCTGCGGGAACGAGCACGCCGTATCGGAGGCTCCTGCAAGATCGAATCCCTTGCGGGAAAGGGAACGACTGTCACGATGAGCGTCCCGCAGGAATGA
- a CDS encoding response regulator transcription factor, translating into MSTRARIWIAEDNATYRGAVARALSAREDMTCEKQFSTGKALLQELEGGFAVPEVILLDVGLPDGSGLDRIPRIRDLAPDCRVLILTVFEEEAKITEAICNGAQGYLLKSAAVEELVQGIQLSLTGGVPMTPRIAHCMLKLFSQFAPKQGDYGLSAREKDTLELMVQGYIRKEIADRLGLSLHTVDTYLRGVYKKLEVNTRTGAVAKALKEGLI; encoded by the coding sequence ATGAGCACGCGCGCCCGCATCTGGATTGCCGAAGACAACGCGACCTATCGTGGTGCTGTGGCCCGCGCCCTGAGTGCGCGCGAGGACATGACTTGTGAGAAACAATTCTCCACCGGCAAGGCATTGCTGCAGGAGCTGGAAGGAGGATTCGCAGTGCCGGAGGTCATCCTGCTCGACGTAGGACTGCCGGATGGCAGCGGGCTGGATCGCATCCCCCGCATCCGGGATCTCGCACCTGACTGCCGCGTGCTCATTCTCACCGTCTTCGAAGAGGAAGCCAAGATCACCGAAGCCATCTGCAATGGCGCACAGGGATATCTTTTGAAAAGCGCGGCCGTGGAGGAGTTGGTGCAGGGCATCCAACTCTCCCTCACAGGTGGGGTGCCGATGACACCGCGCATCGCCCACTGCATGCTGAAGCTCTTCTCCCAGTTCGCGCCGAAGCAGGGGGACTACGGCCTGAGCGCCCGCGAGAAGGACACCCTCGAGCTCATGGTCCAGGGGTACATCCGCAAGGAGATTGCCGACCGTCTGGGCCTGAGCCTGCACACCGTGGATACCTACCTCCGTGGCGTCTACAAGAAGCTGGAGGTGAATACCCGCACCGGAGCGGTGGCCAAGGCGCTGAAAGAGGGACTTATCTGA
- a CDS encoding metallophosphoesterase — translation MKTAPSSPARWSRRRLLKTVFCSSAALGLNLRPDGLSAAETTADDQHWFALGDFGSMEPAQSAVADGMKAYVGKLAVKPQGLLLLGDNFYKKMDGGLKSGRWKTGFEEMYPKSVFDCPCPAILGNHDYHDNDGGELVQVEYSKKPGTRWTMPSKWHRQDMGVANGKPLVTFLCLDTNFRAVSGGKTKDGKIKNSLIESEENEQLFWLKEELKKPRATWTIVMGHHPLYSNGIHGDSKPLQAAFGELLQENGVHLYMCGHDHDLQHLEFAGKKTSHILSGGGGARVREPKIDSRGPYSKAIYGFSHLQVNEKRFIFRHIDANGKLLHEFEKRPDFSFSVTKVS, via the coding sequence ATGAAGACAGCCCCCTCTTCCCCCGCCAGATGGTCGCGTCGCCGTCTGCTGAAGACCGTATTTTGTTCCAGCGCTGCGTTGGGTCTCAACTTGCGTCCAGACGGCCTCTCCGCCGCGGAGACCACCGCGGACGATCAGCATTGGTTTGCCCTGGGTGACTTCGGCAGCATGGAGCCCGCGCAATCCGCGGTGGCGGACGGGATGAAGGCCTATGTGGGAAAGCTCGCAGTGAAGCCTCAAGGGCTTCTTCTCCTGGGGGATAACTTCTACAAGAAAATGGACGGCGGCCTGAAGTCGGGGCGATGGAAGACGGGCTTCGAGGAGATGTATCCGAAAAGCGTTTTCGACTGCCCCTGCCCGGCCATCCTGGGTAACCACGACTACCATGACAATGACGGCGGTGAACTCGTGCAGGTGGAGTACAGCAAGAAACCTGGTACCCGCTGGACCATGCCGAGCAAGTGGCACCGCCAGGACATGGGGGTAGCCAACGGCAAGCCGCTCGTCACCTTCCTCTGCCTCGATACGAACTTCCGCGCCGTCAGCGGTGGCAAGACCAAGGACGGCAAGATCAAAAACTCGCTCATCGAGTCGGAGGAGAATGAACAGCTCTTCTGGCTGAAGGAGGAGCTCAAAAAGCCTCGCGCGACCTGGACCATCGTCATGGGCCACCATCCGCTGTACAGCAACGGGATTCATGGTGACTCAAAGCCGTTGCAGGCGGCCTTCGGCGAACTTTTGCAGGAGAACGGTGTGCACCTCTACATGTGCGGGCATGATCATGATCTGCAGCATCTGGAATTCGCGGGGAAGAAGACCAGCCACATTCTCTCCGGCGGCGGCGGCGCTCGTGTGCGTGAGCCGAAAATTGACAGCCGTGGGCCTTATTCAAAGGCCATCTACGGATTCAGCCATCTTCAGGTGAATGAGAAGCGTTTCATTTTCCGCCACATCGATGCCAACGGAAAACTGCTGCATGAATTCGAGAAACGCCCCGACTTCAGCTTCAGTGTGACGAAAGTGTCATGA
- a CDS encoding DUF1501 domain-containing protein: protein MNHHRHLLDRRRFLGSTFHGLSSIALTSLLSRDGLLASAPPIRPLIEPSRPYAPRQPHFAPKARRVLVIFCTGALSHVDTFDYKPELVKRHDTPMPGSGKLVTFQGEQGNLIKPLWDFKPRGQSGKMISDLLPNIAEHADDMCFIHSMTGKSNTHGPAESQMSTGFTLDGFPSMGAWTSYALGSECSDMPAFVAIPDPRGGPQIGQRQWANGFLPAVFQGTAFNADKPIPNLAPPATITASSEKATRDFLKRLNAENLAQHPGDSELSARVASYELAARMQLAAAELGDFRGESKATLDLYGASDTNANKAGFAKNCILARRLLERGVRFVQLFHGSYAMGEGVGNWDGHKSIAAQYPGHAQILDQPCAALLRDLKARGLMQDTLVAFVTEFGRMPTFQKGANGRDHNPKGFTVWLAGAGVKKAHSHGATDDFGYQAVQDVTSIYDLHATMLHLLGLDHERLSYYHNGIERRLTDVHGHVIKPVLA from the coding sequence ATGAATCACCATCGCCACCTCCTCGATCGCCGTCGCTTTCTTGGCTCGACGTTTCACGGGCTCAGCAGCATCGCACTGACGTCACTGCTCTCGCGGGATGGACTGCTTGCCTCTGCCCCGCCTATCCGCCCGTTGATTGAGCCTTCGCGTCCATACGCACCGCGGCAGCCGCATTTCGCCCCCAAGGCCCGCCGGGTGTTGGTCATCTTCTGCACGGGGGCGCTGAGCCATGTGGACACCTTCGACTACAAGCCGGAACTGGTGAAACGGCATGACACACCCATGCCCGGCAGTGGGAAGCTCGTGACCTTCCAAGGCGAGCAGGGCAATCTCATCAAACCCCTCTGGGACTTCAAGCCGCGTGGCCAGAGCGGCAAGATGATCAGCGACCTGCTGCCGAACATTGCAGAACACGCGGATGACATGTGCTTCATCCACTCCATGACAGGCAAGAGCAACACGCATGGTCCCGCCGAGAGCCAGATGAGCACGGGATTCACGCTGGATGGATTTCCCAGCATGGGCGCATGGACCAGCTACGCTCTCGGCAGCGAATGCTCAGACATGCCAGCGTTTGTCGCGATCCCGGATCCTCGTGGTGGTCCGCAGATTGGACAGCGCCAGTGGGCCAATGGATTCCTGCCTGCAGTGTTCCAAGGCACCGCGTTCAATGCGGACAAACCGATTCCCAACCTCGCGCCGCCGGCGACCATCACCGCATCTTCTGAGAAGGCGACACGCGACTTCCTGAAGCGGCTCAATGCGGAGAACCTCGCGCAGCATCCGGGTGACTCGGAGCTCTCTGCGCGCGTGGCCAGCTACGAACTCGCGGCACGCATGCAACTTGCTGCTGCGGAGCTGGGTGACTTCCGCGGAGAAAGCAAAGCGACACTCGACCTTTACGGAGCCAGCGACACCAATGCAAACAAGGCAGGCTTCGCCAAAAACTGCATCCTCGCACGCCGCTTGTTAGAGCGAGGCGTGCGCTTTGTGCAACTCTTCCACGGCAGCTACGCCATGGGCGAAGGCGTCGGCAACTGGGACGGGCACAAGAGCATCGCCGCACAATATCCCGGACATGCACAGATTCTCGACCAACCGTGTGCCGCCCTACTGCGTGACCTGAAAGCGCGAGGGCTCATGCAGGACACGCTGGTGGCTTTCGTCACGGAATTCGGCCGCATGCCCACCTTCCAGAAAGGCGCCAATGGACGTGATCACAATCCGAAGGGCTTCACCGTATGGCTTGCCGGCGCAGGTGTGAAGAAGGCACACAGCCACGGCGCCACGGATGATTTTGGCTACCAGGCCGTGCAGGACGTGACGAGCATCTATGACCTGCACGCCACCATGCTACACCTTCTCGGGCTCGATCATGAACGGCTGAGCTATTACCACAATGGCATCGAGCGCCGGCTCACGGATGTGCACGGGCATGTGATCAAACCCGTGCTGGCGTAG
- a CDS encoding DUF1553 domain-containing protein translates to MRPILTPAFLLLLAATACPAEVDFSRDVHPILKNHCFSCHGESKQKGGLRLDIKAAAFKGGEEHGSPIIAGNSKDSALVKFTSGADEDLLMPPKGERLSAVELQTLRQWIDAGAVWPDDGVALNDPLKTHWAFQPVKRPVVPVAKQKSEGRQNAVDAFILQKLDEKGLAMSPPTDARTLVRRMYFDVIGLPPSPEQMDAFEVAYNKDANLAVRQLADDLLASPHYGERWARHWLDVVRFAESDGFEKNTPRANAWPYRDYVIRALNEDRPYDQFIKDQLAGDATGQDEATGFLVGGSVDTVKSPDPVLTAQQRADELNDMVSATGAAFLGLTLNCARCHTHKFDPISHTDYHAMAAVFSGVRHGERSLKPADYDERMAKAKKLGDQLEAVEAQLARFEPVATTAKTLVIHPEDKEHTVKLRTANSKRTLYEDGDSRGEKSYTGTESDLPTLGDGYWVWLHENAKGDVFLWKPKTEGRFRVWVSWGSGYKSHDEDARYVMDRDGDPATTNDQEEIGRADHRKFADGSGSMPNRKLWSGFKDLGVHEFTNSSVLILRVGGSEGYPTADVLVLQEDNESASPSAAKLGSPRVRVPVKRSANTERFSPVKAKFARFSIEDTTQLQPCIDELEVFTAGDKPRNVALASLGGKAAASSTLPGYAIHQLSHINDGLYGNDHSWISDEAGKGWVQIEFPQAETIDRVVWSRDRNDVPRYNDRLPTKYTVEVSLDGIQWQRVASDRDRLDRTTKLGIATIARADGLPVSEARQFKALQGNRTKLNKDITAVTTMPMAYAGKFAPPVEIHRYQRGDVTQPREVVTPNALASLGPKTVFAADMTEQQRRLTLAEWMVNRTHPLTARVIANRLWHYHFGTGIVDTPSDFGVNGGKPTHPALLDWLASELVDNGWSLKHLHRLILTSATYRQASTTHEAAMKVDAGSRLLWRFPPRRIEAEPLRDAILAVSGSLDLKMGGPGFDLFEPNTNYVKVYTTKTEYGPAEFRRMVYQNKPRVELDNIFGAFDCPDAGQATPARTMSTTPLQALSLLNSKFAVQQAELFASRVQREAGLGAKAEVTRAFTLAFGRAPSADETTASLALVKEHGLPALCRALYNANEFLQIR, encoded by the coding sequence ATGCGACCAATCCTGACTCCCGCGTTTCTCCTGCTACTGGCTGCCACGGCCTGTCCCGCAGAAGTGGATTTCTCGCGTGATGTGCACCCCATCTTAAAAAATCACTGCTTCTCCTGCCATGGGGAGAGCAAACAAAAGGGCGGCCTGCGGCTCGACATCAAGGCCGCTGCTTTCAAGGGCGGTGAGGAACATGGCAGTCCCATCATCGCGGGGAACAGCAAGGATAGTGCCCTGGTCAAGTTCACCAGTGGCGCGGACGAAGACTTGCTCATGCCGCCGAAGGGCGAGCGGCTGTCCGCTGTGGAACTGCAAACGCTGAGGCAATGGATCGACGCAGGCGCAGTGTGGCCAGATGACGGAGTGGCCCTGAACGATCCGTTGAAAACGCACTGGGCATTTCAGCCGGTGAAAAGACCCGTGGTGCCGGTCGCGAAGCAGAAGTCCGAAGGCAGACAGAACGCGGTGGATGCGTTCATCCTCCAGAAACTGGATGAGAAGGGACTCGCCATGTCACCACCGACAGATGCGCGGACATTAGTGCGGCGCATGTACTTTGATGTGATTGGCCTGCCGCCCTCGCCGGAGCAGATGGACGCCTTTGAGGTGGCTTACAATAAGGATGCCAATCTCGCCGTGCGACAGCTGGCAGACGACCTGCTGGCTTCCCCCCACTACGGTGAGCGCTGGGCACGGCACTGGCTGGACGTGGTGCGGTTTGCAGAAAGCGACGGATTTGAAAAGAACACCCCGCGCGCGAACGCTTGGCCCTACCGTGACTATGTGATTCGTGCGCTAAACGAGGACCGCCCCTATGATCAATTCATAAAGGACCAACTCGCTGGAGACGCTACTGGGCAAGATGAAGCCACAGGCTTCCTTGTGGGTGGATCGGTGGACACGGTGAAGAGTCCCGACCCGGTGCTCACGGCACAACAGCGCGCGGATGAGCTCAATGACATGGTGAGCGCCACGGGTGCAGCTTTCCTGGGGCTCACTCTGAACTGCGCGCGGTGCCACACGCACAAGTTCGACCCCATTTCCCATACCGACTACCATGCCATGGCGGCCGTGTTTTCCGGCGTGCGTCACGGGGAGCGCTCGCTCAAGCCGGCGGACTACGATGAACGCATGGCGAAGGCCAAGAAACTGGGCGACCAGCTCGAAGCGGTCGAAGCTCAACTGGCGCGCTTCGAGCCTGTGGCCACCACGGCAAAGACCCTGGTAATCCATCCGGAGGACAAGGAACACACGGTGAAGCTGCGAACCGCCAACTCCAAACGCACGCTCTATGAAGATGGCGATTCCCGTGGTGAGAAATCCTACACCGGAACCGAAAGCGATCTGCCCACTCTCGGCGATGGCTACTGGGTCTGGCTGCATGAAAATGCAAAGGGTGACGTGTTCCTATGGAAGCCGAAGACTGAAGGCAGGTTCCGCGTCTGGGTTTCCTGGGGCAGCGGCTACAAGTCGCATGATGAAGACGCGCGCTATGTGATGGACCGCGACGGTGACCCCGCCACCACGAACGATCAGGAAGAGATTGGTCGGGCGGACCATCGCAAGTTCGCAGACGGCTCAGGCAGCATGCCCAATCGCAAACTCTGGAGCGGGTTCAAGGATCTCGGTGTGCACGAATTCACCAACTCGTCTGTGCTGATTCTGCGCGTGGGAGGGAGCGAAGGCTATCCCACAGCAGACGTACTCGTCCTGCAGGAGGACAACGAGAGTGCGTCTCCGTCCGCTGCGAAGCTAGGTTCACCACGCGTTCGGGTGCCTGTGAAACGGAGTGCGAATACGGAGCGGTTCTCCCCGGTGAAAGCGAAGTTTGCCCGCTTCAGCATCGAGGACACCACACAGCTGCAACCGTGCATCGATGAGCTGGAGGTTTTCACCGCCGGGGACAAACCGAGGAACGTCGCGCTTGCTTCACTGGGTGGAAAGGCCGCCGCGTCGAGCACGCTGCCGGGCTATGCCATTCACCAACTCTCGCACATCAATGACGGGCTCTATGGCAATGACCATAGTTGGATTTCGGACGAGGCCGGTAAAGGCTGGGTACAGATTGAGTTCCCCCAAGCAGAGACCATTGACCGTGTGGTGTGGAGCCGCGATCGAAATGATGTGCCGCGCTACAACGACCGGCTGCCCACGAAGTATACTGTCGAGGTTTCGCTGGATGGCATCCAGTGGCAGCGAGTTGCCAGCGACCGGGACCGCCTCGATAGGACGACCAAACTCGGCATCGCGACCATTGCCCGGGCGGATGGACTGCCAGTGTCAGAGGCAAGACAATTCAAAGCACTGCAGGGCAATCGCACGAAGCTCAACAAGGACATCACGGCAGTAACCACCATGCCCATGGCATATGCAGGGAAGTTTGCACCGCCAGTAGAGATACACCGGTATCAGCGCGGCGATGTAACTCAGCCTCGCGAGGTAGTGACACCGAACGCCCTGGCGTCACTCGGGCCGAAGACGGTATTCGCTGCAGACATGACGGAGCAGCAGCGGCGACTCACTCTCGCGGAATGGATGGTAAATCGTACGCATCCACTCACAGCGAGGGTCATTGCCAATCGTCTCTGGCACTATCACTTCGGCACCGGCATTGTGGATACACCCAGTGACTTTGGAGTGAACGGCGGCAAACCCACCCATCCGGCGCTGCTTGACTGGCTGGCCAGTGAATTGGTGGACAACGGTTGGAGCCTGAAACACCTCCACCGTCTCATTCTCACCAGCGCGACCTATCGACAGGCCAGCACCACCCATGAGGCCGCTATGAAGGTGGATGCCGGTTCGCGCCTTCTCTGGCGCTTCCCTCCGCGGCGCATCGAAGCAGAGCCGTTGCGTGATGCGATTCTCGCGGTGAGTGGTTCGCTAGATTTGAAGATGGGTGGCCCCGGTTTCGACCTTTTCGAGCCGAACACCAACTATGTGAAGGTGTATACCACCAAAACAGAATACGGCCCGGCGGAATTCCGCCGCATGGTGTACCAGAACAAGCCGCGCGTGGAGCTGGACAACATCTTCGGCGCCTTCGACTGCCCCGATGCCGGTCAGGCGACACCAGCTCGCACCATGAGCACCACGCCCTTGCAGGCACTGAGCCTGCTGAACAGCAAGTTCGCCGTGCAGCAGGCCGAGTTGTTTGCCTCACGAGTGCAGCGTGAGGCAGGCCTCGGTGCCAAGGCTGAAGTTACACGTGCTTTCACGCTGGCCTTCGGACGTGCTCCCAGTGCTGACGAGACAACAGCTTCCCTGGCGCTGGTTAAGGAGCATGGCCTTCCTGCCCTGTGCCGCGCGCTGTACAACGCGAATGAGTTTCTGCAAATCCGGTAG